Proteins encoded together in one Penaeus vannamei isolate JL-2024 chromosome 9, ASM4276789v1, whole genome shotgun sequence window:
- the LOC138862670 gene encoding SAM domain-containing protein SAMSN-1-like isoform X2 produces the protein MSGGSEDGHSPSHSSDYEDQDEVERSGSASLVGRMRGLRRDMQKKISRLKSPRGSTSSSPGPAGVSADKAGATLTAPLQPSASSYESIPSSAPLAAATASGSNRSSLSGEEAEPYTGPFIGRARALVDCQPSPYDRDALKFKKDDIIDIIAKNPSGLWKGCVDGRVGHFKFILVEEEVERPARRHRPWRGTTPRRGRARTLEELLTRLNLGHLIQVFVLNGYEDLEQFRDVEKADLDCLGITDPETCAKLLTAVALLHDADSEPEPDLPEMLETTDAALRRGDHGRDSGCYTDHRSAHSAVLDENNLDTRQSTPSTDTSSGYHSRGPYNIPLGEATLTSREEALSSALDSPPSESTTSGATSSQPLTQSEPHSYRAHLATVLPASPRAKVRHGQQEDQKQRPDPQVDYEAKYNSARNVFEKEVVRREVPYTVRSPKRSAGTSQSPPSDSEEGTAAAPEEPSP, from the exons ATGAGCGGAGGCAGTGAGGACGGCCACTCCCCATCTCACTCGTCCGACTACGAGGATCAGGATGAGGTTGAG CGCTCGGGCTCGGCCTCGCTGGTGGGGCGGATGCGCGGGCTGAGGCGAGACATGCAGAAGAAGATCTCCCGCCTCAAGAGCCCCCGCGGCAGCACCTCCAGCTCCCCCGGGCCCGCGGGCGTCTCGGCCGACAAGGCGGGGGCGACGCTGACCGCGCCCTTGCAGCCCTCGGCGTCGTCGTACGAGAGCATACCTTCGTCAGCGCCTTTGG CAGCCGCAACAGCATCAGGCAGCAACCGGTCATCTCTCTCCGGGGAGGAAGCGGAGCCCTACACCGGCCCCTTCATAGGACGAGCGCGCGCCCTGGTCGACTGCCAGCCCTCGCCCTACGACAGGGACGCGCTCAAGTttaag AAAGATGATATAATAGACATCATAGCCAAAAACCCCTCAGGCCTTTGGAAGGGCTGTGTGGATGGCCGGGTTGGTCATTTCAAGTTCATcctggtagaggaggaggtggagcgccCTGCCCGCCGCCATCGGCCGTGGCGAGGGACCACTCCGCGCAGAGGCCGGGCCAGAACGTTAGAGGAGTTGCTGACACGGCTCAATCTGGGGCATCTTATACAG GTATTTGTTCTAAATGGTTACGAAGATTTGGAACAGTTTAGAGATGTGGAGAAAGCAGATCTTGATTGCCTTGGCATTACTGATCCTGAAACTTGTGCCAAACTGCTTACTGCTGTGGCACTGCTTCATGATGCAGACTCCGAACCGGAACCTGATCTGCCAGAGATGTTAGAAACCACTGATGCCGCTCTACGCCGCGGTGACCATGGAAGAGATTCGGGTTGCTATACAGACCATCGCAGTGCACATTCTGCTGTACTAGATGAAAACAATCTCGATACTCGACAGTCCACACCCTCAACCGACACCTCATCTGGTTACCATAGTCGAGGCCCATATAACATTCCTTTAGGGGAGGCGACTCTCACTTCACGGGAGGAAGCTCTCAGCTCAGCGCTTGATTCACCCCCATCAGAGTCCACCACTTCGGGTGCAACGAGTAGCCAGCCATTAACTCAATCTGAACCTCACTCCTATCGGGCCCATCTCGCTACCGTCCTTCCTGCCAGTCCTCGTGCAAAGGTCCGTCATGGTCAACAAGAGGATCAGAAGCAAAGACCTGACCCTCAAGTTGATTACGAGGCCAAGTATAATTCTGCACGCAATGTCTTTGAAAAGGAGGTAGTAAGGCGTGAGGTCCCTTACACAGTTCGTTCTCCAAAGCGCAGTGCAGGGACCTCTCAGTCACCACCATCGGATTCAGAGGAAGGAACAGCAGCTGCTCCAGAGGAACCTTCGCCATAA
- the LOC113824005 gene encoding organic cation transporter protein isoform X1, giving the protein MAMDMDAIFKVIGEFGPYQRRVYFLLCLPFIFVATSNLAYVFIGATPEHYRCIVPACDTNLTDLQYNRTFLEFTIPYNKTSGFSKCQRYKHIDEEEGCIPSAFMENTTEDCPEGKVFDTTVYATTIVTEFNLTCHDAWEANMAQTIYFSGVLIGAFVFGFIADRIGRMLTILIGLVCMVVSGVITALVTSLRVFNVMRFLNAMMATAVFQTSFVLGMECVGANYRVMCGIIGEYFFALGEVLLGLVALWIRDWRMIQLVISAPAACFIFYKWFIPESPRWLLVQGKTEKAYTVLQKIAKGNGKDLPLHLMRESEEENSGEEDGTAGEKMKNKPTILDIFKTPLLCVRMFSMFFIWIVTTLVYYGISLNASSLSSSDTSYGPYLNFILVALVEVPGYTLAWLGMCKWGRRGSLASSLILAGIFCAGSGFAEETGKVSVLIPALLGKCCITCSFGIIYVFTSEIFPTNVRSTVVGLSSTAARFGAMLAPFSSDLAEIYTPLPMIVFGGLSFVAGLLNVVMPETLNTQLPDTVLDALNLGKVVPLPLEMSEKVPNILKRKAERATTGQESGTLAEAQALLQDTNDDDDDVINGQIVFGNDVETDDDEQPLV; this is encoded by the exons ATGGCCATGGATATGGATGCCATTTTTAAAGTGATAGGGGAATTTGGTCCCTATCAACGACGCGTGTACTTCCTACTGTGTCTTCCATTCATTTTTGTTGCAACTTCAAACCTGGCATATGTGTTTATTGGAGCCACTCCAGAACATTATAG ATGCATTGTGCCAGCATGTGATACAAATCTTACAGATCTCCAGTATAATAGAACATTCTTAGAATTCACCATTCCCTACAACAAAACATCAGGCTTTTCCAAGTGTCAACGTTACAAACACATTGATGAAGAAGAAGGTTGCATTCCTTCAGCTTTCATGGAGAACACAACAGAGGACTGCCCAGAGGGGAAAGTGTTTGATACTACTGTATATGCTACCACAATTGTAACAGAA TTTAACCTTACCTGTCATGATGCTTGGGAAGCAAATATGGCACAGACAATATACTTCAGTGGAGTTCTGATTGGAGCATTCGTCTTTGGTTTCATTGCTGATAG AATTGGACGCATGCTGACAATCTTAATTGGGCTCGTTTGCATGGTGGTCTCCGGTGTAATCACAGCCTTGGTCACCAGCTTAAGAGTGTTTAATGTTATGCGATTCTTAAATGCAATGATGGCAACTGCAGTCTTTCAGACATCATTTGTGCTAG GAATGGAATGTGTAGGAGCAAATTATCGTGTGATGTGTGGTATAATTGGGGAGTATTTCTTTGCACTTGGGGAGGTGCTCCTGGGGCTGGTGGCTCTCTGGATTAGAGATTGGAGAATGATCCAGCTTGTGATATCTGCCCCAGCTGCCTGCTTCATCTTTTATAAATG gttTATTCCAGAGTCTCCCCGATGGTTATTAGTtcaaggaaaaacagaaaaagcttACACTGTTTTGCAGAAAATAGCAAAGGGGAATGGCAAGGATTTGCCACTCCATTTAATGCGG gagagcgaagaagaaaattcaggagaagaagatgggacTGCTGGCGAGAAGATGAAAAATAAGCCTACTATACTAGATATATTCAAAACACCTCTTCTTTGTGTAAGAATGTTCTCAATGTTTTTCATCTG GATAGTGACTACTCTGGTATACTATGGTATCAGTTTGAACGCTTCCAGTTTAAGCAGCAGCGACACTAGTTATGGGCCATATTTAAACTTTATATTAGTTGCCCTTGTGGAAGTTCCAG gtTACACACTAGCATGGCTAGGAATGtgtaaatggggaaggagaggctcCCTGGCAAGCTCCCTGATTCTGGCAGGAATTTTCTGTGCTGGCAGTGGCTTTGCTGAAG aGACTGGTAAAGTAAGTGTCCTAATTCCTGCTCTGCTTGGGAAGTGCTGCATTACCTGTTCCTTTGGCATTATTTATGTCTTTACGTCAGAAATTTTCCCAACAAATGTTCGCAGCACAGTTGTGGGTTTATCTTCGACAGCTGCCCGTTTTGGGGCAATGTTAGCTCCCTTCTCATCAGATTTA GCTGAGATTTACACTCCTCTACCAATGATAGTGTTTGGTGGTTTGTCATTTGTTGCTGGCCTCCTGAACGTCGTAATGCCAGAAACACTAAACACTCAATTACCAGATACTGTGCTTGATGCTCTCAACCTCGGAAA AGTTGTACCCTTGCCTTTGGAGATGTCTGAAAAGGTACCAAATATTCTCAAAAG GAAAGCTGAGCGTGCAACAACAGGCCAGGAATCAGGAACATTAGCTGAAGCTCAGGCTCTACTGCAagatacaaatgatgatgatgatgatgttattaacgGGCAGATTGTTTTTGGTAATGATGTAGAAACAGATGATGATGAACAGCCTTTAGTGTGA
- the LOC138862670 gene encoding SAM domain-containing protein SAMSN-1-like isoform X1, which yields MSGGSEDGHSPSHSSDYEDQDEVERSGSASLVGRMRGLRRDMQKKISRLKSPRGSTSSSPGPAGVSADKAGATLTAPLQPSASSYESIPSSAPLGKVYQMTFASPAAATASGSNRSSLSGEEAEPYTGPFIGRARALVDCQPSPYDRDALKFKKDDIIDIIAKNPSGLWKGCVDGRVGHFKFILVEEEVERPARRHRPWRGTTPRRGRARTLEELLTRLNLGHLIQVFVLNGYEDLEQFRDVEKADLDCLGITDPETCAKLLTAVALLHDADSEPEPDLPEMLETTDAALRRGDHGRDSGCYTDHRSAHSAVLDENNLDTRQSTPSTDTSSGYHSRGPYNIPLGEATLTSREEALSSALDSPPSESTTSGATSSQPLTQSEPHSYRAHLATVLPASPRAKVRHGQQEDQKQRPDPQVDYEAKYNSARNVFEKEVVRREVPYTVRSPKRSAGTSQSPPSDSEEGTAAAPEEPSP from the exons ATGAGCGGAGGCAGTGAGGACGGCCACTCCCCATCTCACTCGTCCGACTACGAGGATCAGGATGAGGTTGAG CGCTCGGGCTCGGCCTCGCTGGTGGGGCGGATGCGCGGGCTGAGGCGAGACATGCAGAAGAAGATCTCCCGCCTCAAGAGCCCCCGCGGCAGCACCTCCAGCTCCCCCGGGCCCGCGGGCGTCTCGGCCGACAAGGCGGGGGCGACGCTGACCGCGCCCTTGCAGCCCTCGGCGTCGTCGTACGAGAGCATACCTTCGTCAGCGCCTTTGG GAAAGGTTTATCAAATGACCTTTGCCTCTCCAGCAGCCGCAACAGCATCAGGCAGCAACCGGTCATCTCTCTCCGGGGAGGAAGCGGAGCCCTACACCGGCCCCTTCATAGGACGAGCGCGCGCCCTGGTCGACTGCCAGCCCTCGCCCTACGACAGGGACGCGCTCAAGTttaag AAAGATGATATAATAGACATCATAGCCAAAAACCCCTCAGGCCTTTGGAAGGGCTGTGTGGATGGCCGGGTTGGTCATTTCAAGTTCATcctggtagaggaggaggtggagcgccCTGCCCGCCGCCATCGGCCGTGGCGAGGGACCACTCCGCGCAGAGGCCGGGCCAGAACGTTAGAGGAGTTGCTGACACGGCTCAATCTGGGGCATCTTATACAG GTATTTGTTCTAAATGGTTACGAAGATTTGGAACAGTTTAGAGATGTGGAGAAAGCAGATCTTGATTGCCTTGGCATTACTGATCCTGAAACTTGTGCCAAACTGCTTACTGCTGTGGCACTGCTTCATGATGCAGACTCCGAACCGGAACCTGATCTGCCAGAGATGTTAGAAACCACTGATGCCGCTCTACGCCGCGGTGACCATGGAAGAGATTCGGGTTGCTATACAGACCATCGCAGTGCACATTCTGCTGTACTAGATGAAAACAATCTCGATACTCGACAGTCCACACCCTCAACCGACACCTCATCTGGTTACCATAGTCGAGGCCCATATAACATTCCTTTAGGGGAGGCGACTCTCACTTCACGGGAGGAAGCTCTCAGCTCAGCGCTTGATTCACCCCCATCAGAGTCCACCACTTCGGGTGCAACGAGTAGCCAGCCATTAACTCAATCTGAACCTCACTCCTATCGGGCCCATCTCGCTACCGTCCTTCCTGCCAGTCCTCGTGCAAAGGTCCGTCATGGTCAACAAGAGGATCAGAAGCAAAGACCTGACCCTCAAGTTGATTACGAGGCCAAGTATAATTCTGCACGCAATGTCTTTGAAAAGGAGGTAGTAAGGCGTGAGGTCCCTTACACAGTTCGTTCTCCAAAGCGCAGTGCAGGGACCTCTCAGTCACCACCATCGGATTCAGAGGAAGGAACAGCAGCTGCTCCAGAGGAACCTTCGCCATAA
- the LOC113824005 gene encoding organic cation transporter protein isoform X2: MAMDMDAIFKVIGEFGPYQRRVYFLLCLPFIFVATSNLAYVFIGATPEHYRCIVPACDTNLTDLQYNRTFLEFTIPYNKTSGFSKCQRYKHIDEEEGCIPSAFMENTTEDCPEGKVFDTTVYATTIVTEFNLTCHDAWEANMAQTIYFSGVLIGAFVFGFIADRIGRMLTILIGLVCMVVSGVITALVTSLRVFNVMRFLNAMMATAVFQTSFVLGMECVGANYRVMCGIIGEYFFALGEVLLGLVALWIRDWRMIQLVISAPAACFIFYKWFIPESPRWLLVQGKTEKAYTVLQKIAKGNGKDLPLHLMRESEEENSGEEDGTAGEKMKNKPTILDIFKTPLLCVRMFSMFFIWIVTTLVYYGISLNASSLSSSDTSYGPYLNFILVALVEVPGYTLAWLGMCKWGRRGSLASSLILAGIFCAGSGFAEETGKVSVLIPALLGKCCITCSFGIIYVFTSEIFPTNVRSTVVGLSSTAARFGAMLAPFSSDLAEIYTPLPMIVFGGLSFVAGLLNVVMPETLNTQLPDTVLDALNLGKKAERATTGQESGTLAEAQALLQDTNDDDDDVINGQIVFGNDVETDDDEQPLV; encoded by the exons ATGGCCATGGATATGGATGCCATTTTTAAAGTGATAGGGGAATTTGGTCCCTATCAACGACGCGTGTACTTCCTACTGTGTCTTCCATTCATTTTTGTTGCAACTTCAAACCTGGCATATGTGTTTATTGGAGCCACTCCAGAACATTATAG ATGCATTGTGCCAGCATGTGATACAAATCTTACAGATCTCCAGTATAATAGAACATTCTTAGAATTCACCATTCCCTACAACAAAACATCAGGCTTTTCCAAGTGTCAACGTTACAAACACATTGATGAAGAAGAAGGTTGCATTCCTTCAGCTTTCATGGAGAACACAACAGAGGACTGCCCAGAGGGGAAAGTGTTTGATACTACTGTATATGCTACCACAATTGTAACAGAA TTTAACCTTACCTGTCATGATGCTTGGGAAGCAAATATGGCACAGACAATATACTTCAGTGGAGTTCTGATTGGAGCATTCGTCTTTGGTTTCATTGCTGATAG AATTGGACGCATGCTGACAATCTTAATTGGGCTCGTTTGCATGGTGGTCTCCGGTGTAATCACAGCCTTGGTCACCAGCTTAAGAGTGTTTAATGTTATGCGATTCTTAAATGCAATGATGGCAACTGCAGTCTTTCAGACATCATTTGTGCTAG GAATGGAATGTGTAGGAGCAAATTATCGTGTGATGTGTGGTATAATTGGGGAGTATTTCTTTGCACTTGGGGAGGTGCTCCTGGGGCTGGTGGCTCTCTGGATTAGAGATTGGAGAATGATCCAGCTTGTGATATCTGCCCCAGCTGCCTGCTTCATCTTTTATAAATG gttTATTCCAGAGTCTCCCCGATGGTTATTAGTtcaaggaaaaacagaaaaagcttACACTGTTTTGCAGAAAATAGCAAAGGGGAATGGCAAGGATTTGCCACTCCATTTAATGCGG gagagcgaagaagaaaattcaggagaagaagatgggacTGCTGGCGAGAAGATGAAAAATAAGCCTACTATACTAGATATATTCAAAACACCTCTTCTTTGTGTAAGAATGTTCTCAATGTTTTTCATCTG GATAGTGACTACTCTGGTATACTATGGTATCAGTTTGAACGCTTCCAGTTTAAGCAGCAGCGACACTAGTTATGGGCCATATTTAAACTTTATATTAGTTGCCCTTGTGGAAGTTCCAG gtTACACACTAGCATGGCTAGGAATGtgtaaatggggaaggagaggctcCCTGGCAAGCTCCCTGATTCTGGCAGGAATTTTCTGTGCTGGCAGTGGCTTTGCTGAAG aGACTGGTAAAGTAAGTGTCCTAATTCCTGCTCTGCTTGGGAAGTGCTGCATTACCTGTTCCTTTGGCATTATTTATGTCTTTACGTCAGAAATTTTCCCAACAAATGTTCGCAGCACAGTTGTGGGTTTATCTTCGACAGCTGCCCGTTTTGGGGCAATGTTAGCTCCCTTCTCATCAGATTTA GCTGAGATTTACACTCCTCTACCAATGATAGTGTTTGGTGGTTTGTCATTTGTTGCTGGCCTCCTGAACGTCGTAATGCCAGAAACACTAAACACTCAATTACCAGATACTGTGCTTGATGCTCTCAACCTCGGAAA GAAAGCTGAGCGTGCAACAACAGGCCAGGAATCAGGAACATTAGCTGAAGCTCAGGCTCTACTGCAagatacaaatgatgatgatgatgatgttattaacgGGCAGATTGTTTTTGGTAATGATGTAGAAACAGATGATGATGAACAGCCTTTAGTGTGA